CGTCGATAGATGGATCGGTAGATGTCGCGGCCCTCACCCGACCACAGGCGCAACACCTTTCGAGCCTCGGCCTCGCTTGTGGGGTATCGAGACTCCCACACACCGCGCTGGTGCGGATCGCTGAGGTCGCGATCTCGCACACTGGCGATAGCTATATGGTCGGCCATCAGAACGGCACCCCACGAACTCGCCACAGGTGAACGTCGGCGTTCGCATCCTTGAACACCCGCGCAACGCGTCCCGCATCCGACCGCGTGGGAAGCACCCACTGCTTGCGCTGCGGGTCCCACCGACCGCGCCCGTACTCCTTCACCAGAGCGATGGCACGCACGTCGTACTCAAAGCCCGCGACCCAACTCCCGTCGTGGCGTTCGGTCAGATCGAGAACGAGAGTGCGCCGAGGGGCGGGCGGTACTGCGATCACGACCTCGGCGCCACGTGTGAGCGGTGTGTCCTGGATGAAGCCAGGACTACGCGGGAACGCACGACCCCGCACCTTGACTTCGGGTAGCGCGCACATCTCGGGGTAGCGCTGGCGCCACCAGTTCTTGGTATCCCAGTCGGGCTTGGATGCCCAGATGCGCGAGCGCACCAACACGCTGCCGTCTGCGCCTTTGCCTATCACCTCGAAGTCGGTATCTCGGTACTTCGCGGGTAGGCCGTTGCTGATGCGGACCAGCGGCTCGAACTTCTTGGTGAACCTCACGTAGGGATACTCAGAAATGTCGGCACGCGACTGCCTGAGAGTCCTCACGCAACCTCACCACCGAGCAGTGCGAGCAGCTTGTCTCCTCGGATGCTGTACATCTTTGACGGGTCGATATCCGAGGCTGGCTGTGTGGGCGTGGGTGCTGGATTCTCGCTCAGCCCCAGATAGTCGAGCAGGTCCGACTTCTTGATCTTGAATCGGTTGCCGACCTTGTGCACGGGCAGTGGGAACTCACCGGCTTGATTCAGTCGGTACCCGTGCAGTCTCGACCACCCGAGTGCTCGGCTGGCTTCCTCGATACCCACTACCTGCGGTAGCGCATGGATCTCATCGACGGTCATGGGGTTCTTGATCGCCACGTCATCCTCCTTCGTATAGTTGATTGACGTATTCACGACCGTACACGATCACGACCATCAGAACCACATATGTACGACAATGTAGAATCCTGATCTATGAACACAACCGGAATTGCCGTCGGAAGAAATCTCAAGCGAATCCGCGTGCAAGCAGGTGATAGCCAGGCGGAATGCGCCTCGAAGGTCGCTCATCTCGGCTTGAACTGGGCGCAGTCGCATGTGTCGTCAATCGAGGGCGGTCGTCGGCGTGTCGTCTCGCTCGATGAGCTGCTTGTGTTGTCGTCCGTGTACGGCGTCGCACTGGCTGAGTGGTTCGCAGGTGACGATGACGTGCAGGTGACCGACGACCTAACTATGCCCACATCGACCGTGCGCGAGTGGCTATCGGGAACGACACCGAGTGTCGCAGTCGTGGACTTCGAACGCGTGCAAGACTATTCCGCTGATGAGAGCATCGCTCGACGCCTGAAGATGTCGCGTGAGCAGGTGACCGAGATAGCGACACGTATCTGGGGTCACCACGCCACGATCGAACGCGACCAACGTCTGGCCGAGAAGCACCCCGAGATCACCGATCCCGCGAAGCTGCGCAATCACCGAGCAGGCATGACGCGCCGCCTCGCTGATGAGATCGAGTTACGAGCATGACTGCGCGAGGGTCGGTGTTTCGCCGATGTGGCTGTACGAAGATCGAGGACGGCAAACGCGTGCAGCTGGGTCAGTCCTGTCCAAAGCTGAAGCGCGGCAACGGGACCTGGGCGAATCACGGGACATGGGCTTATGCGGTCGGCGTGGTCGACATCAACGGCAAGCGCAGCCTCAAGCGCAAAGCCGGGTTCGCCACCAAGGACGAAGCGCAGGATGCGCTGGACAAGGTGCGCGCCCATGCCAGCCGGGGATTCATCGCCGACGAGCGTCTCACCGTTGAGCAGTACCTCACCGATTGGATTGCCGGTAAGACTGACATCAAGGAAAACACGCGCCAGCACTACGAGCGATACATCGAGAAGGTGTTCATCCCGCACCTGGGCACGGTGAAGCTGACTGAACTGCGACCGGCACACGTCAATCGCATGTTCGAGACGCTGAGGTCGTCCCCACAGGGCCTCAATGCCCCTGCTGCACAACGTATGCGCGCAGTGCTGCGGTCGGCGCTCACGGACGCGCTCAGGGCTGATCTTGTGACCGTCAACGCTGCTGCATTGGCGAAGGTGCCTGGTGGTCGATCACCTCGCGCGTTGGTTTGGACGAAGTCACGCGAAGACGAATGGCGTAGGGACATTGCCCGATTGGTCGCCGAGGGTCACAAGCCCGAGGACGCGCGGGGTATGGGCAAGCTCCCGTCAACGTCGATGGTCTGGACTCCGACCCATGTGGGCAAGTTCCTCGCGAACGTCGGCGACGATCCGCTGTACTTTCTGTTCTGGCTTGTCAGTCACACGGGCATGAGGCGTGGCGAGGTCTGCGCACTGCGCTACACCGATGTGAACGACGACGCGACTATCACCGTAGAGCGCCAGCTCATCAACACGCTCCATGGCGTCCGCGAGGACACGCCCAAGACCGACGCGTCATGTCGTCGCGTGGCGATCGGGGAGGCAGGCGTCGAACTGCTCGAGCAGCACCGCGAACGTCAGGCCCGAACGTGGATCATGGACGAGCCACCGACGTACCTGTTCTGCCGCGAGGACGGGCGCCTGTTCGACCCGATCCAAGTCACCAAGCGATTCAAGAAGCTCGCAGTGGGCGCGGACCTGCCACCGATCAGGTTCCACGACCTTCGGCACACCGCCGCGTCGATGATGCTCGCCTCAGGGCTGGACATGAAGACCGTGTCCACGGTGCTTGGGCACAGCGACATCACGATCACCGCGAACATCTACACCAGCGTCTACGAGGACGCGACTCAGGCGGCAGTGACGAACGTCGCGGCACTCATACGAGCACACAATGTGCACACACAGGGCGATGAGGTGGAGCAGTGACAGCGCATATGCGCAGGTCAGTCATGGAGCCGCCCAGGGGAATCGAACCCCTGACCTATTCATTACGAGTGAATCGCTCTACCGACTGAGCTAAGGCGGCGTGCCGCGCTGGGCAGCGAGAACGAGTGTATCGGCAAACCAGGGGCTGTCCAAAACCGGTTTGCACGACCTCAGTCCGGCGGTGTCAGGTGACGCAGGTAGCGGTCGGGGGCGGCGAGGAAGTCGCGGGTCATCCGAACCGGAGGTGCGTCGTCGTAGGCGACTCGCTCGATCTGCCCGTCGTCGTCGATGGCGAAGATCGTCGCGCCCGGCAGCGCCAGCAGGATCGGGGAGTGGGTGGCGATGATGAACTGGCTGCCCCTGGTCACGAGGTCGGCGATCATGGCGATCACGTTGAGGCATCCCTGCGGCGACAGGGCGGCTTCCGGCTCGTCCATCACGTAGAGCCCGCCGGGGAAGAACCGCGCGTGGATGAGGTCGACGAAGGACTCGCCGTGGGAACGTTCGTGCGGTGAGACGCCGCCGAAGACGGCGAGTTGCTCGGGGCCGAGGTCTTCGGTCGCCGTCGCGACGTTGTAGTAGGTCTCGGCGCGCAGGAAGTAGCGGCTGCGCGGCTTGCTCGACCCCCACGTCAGGTAGAGGTGGTCGGCGAGATCGGATTCCGTCGCACGTGTGGTGAAGCGGTAGTTCTGGCTGCCGCCCTCGGCATTGAGTCCCGCGGCCAAGGCGATGGCCTCGATCAGCGTCGACTTGCCGCTACCGTTCTCGCCGACGAAGAAGGTCGCTCCCGGCGGCAGCGGCAGCCCGCCGGATTCGGCGAGACCGCGGACGACGGGCAGGTCGAACGGATAGCGATCCGTCGGCATCGCCGCTCCCAGCGAGATCCGCCGGATGAAGCTCGCCGGCTCGATGTCGAATGCCACGTCGACCTCCCCGATCTATCGACGTCGGGCGGCGCTCGGCAACATCGGCGGGCAGGCGGTCCCGGGGATGGTCGCCACCTCGAAATGCCACCACTCGTTCGCATAGGTGCGGCAGAGCCCCCACCTGTTGCCGGTGCGCGCCAGCCACCTCGCACCGCGCTGGGGGCCGACGTCGATCGCCCGACCGGACACGTGGGTGGACTGCGAGGGCGGCAGGACCCACTTGCGAGCCTCGGCGGCGCTGCCGTAGGTGCGAATCCCGTCGCGCCACATCCGGTCCTGCTCGGCCCAGGAGCGCTTCCCCGAAGTGATCCAGAGCGGGATGCCCTCGCGGGTCGCCTGCGCCTTGGCCAGTCGGTAGGCGGTGGCGAGTTGGGGTGTCAGACCGGCGGTCGATCCGGGAGCGGCATGTGCCGAAGCTGCGGAGGCCGCAACGGGCAGGGTGAACGCCGCTGCGGCGACAACGGCGGCGAGGAATCGCTGGCGGGAAGTCATGGAACTCCTCAGTCGGTTCGTGCGCGGCGCGGGGAGCGCAGTGATGGGGCTCACGACGATTCTCGCAGGCCGGGCAATGCTCGTTACGATTGGCCGCGATGACCACCACCGCGCCACCGTCCCGAGGAGCCGTGCTCGGCGCTACCTCGTGGATCCCCGTCGGCGGCGCCCTCTTCGTCAGCGCCTGGGGCGGCAACCAGTTCACGCCGCTGCTCGTCATGTACAAGGCCGAGGGATTATCCGGTGTCGTGGTCGACACGTTGCTGTTCGTCTACGTCTTCGGCATCGTCCCGGCATTGCTGATCGGCGGCCCGGCATCGGACCGCTGGGGGCGGCGACCGCTCATGCTCCCGGCGCCGATCCTCGCCGGGCTCGGATCGGTGGCCCTGGCGATGGGCGCGCACTCGGTGGTCCTGCTGAGTATCGGCCGCCTGCTCAGCGGAGTGGCGTTGGGCCTGGCGATGGCGGTCGGCGGCAGCTGGCTCGTCGAACTGTCCCGCGCCGCCGGTGCGCCCGCTGGGGTCGGGGCGCGGCGCGCGACGATGTGCCTGACCGCCGGTTTCGGCGTCGGTGCGGCGGTTGCCGGGGTTCTCGCGCAGTGGGGACCGTGGCCCACAGTCTTCCCGTACGTGATCACGGTCGTGTTGGCGTTGGTGGCGGCGGTGGCCCTGTGGCGGGTGCCGGAGACCAGGGTCGGCGACACCGGAGACACCGCCGACACCGGCAAGCCCACCGGGGTATTGGCCGCCCTGCGCATCCCGTCGGCGTTGGACCGGCGGTTCCTACTGGTCGTCGCACCGGTCGCCCCGTGGGTGTTCGGCGCCTGTGCCATCGCGTACGCGATCATCCCCGACCTGCTGCGCGGCCACACCACCGTTCCGATCGCGTTCGCCGCCGCGTGCTGCGTCCTCGGCTTGACGGCCGGTTTCGCCATTCAGTCCGCCGGTCGTCGCATCGACCGCCCGGGCACCGTGCGGGGGATGGTCGTGGCACTTGCGGTGGTCGCCGTCGGCCTGGTGATGGCGATCGCCGCCGAGGCCACCCGCAACGTGGCCGTCGCGCTGCTCGCAGCCGCGGTGCTCGGCTGTGGCTACGGGATGGCATTGATCGGCGGGCTGCTCGAAGTGCAGCGCATCGCCGGCCCCGACGATCTGGGCGGTCTCACCGCCGTCTTCTACGCGCTGACCTACATCGGCTTCGGTTCGCCCGCGCTCCTGGCCTGGTTGGCCCAGCGATTCCCCTCGCTGACCTATCGGGACTTCTTCCTGGTGGGTCTGGTCATGACCGCCGTCTGCCTCGCCTCGGTGCTCGCGGGCGGACGCCTTCGACGGACCGAGAATCCGTAGACTGCCACCATGCGTGTTCTCCTCACCGGCGGCGCCGGATACATCGGTGCGCACACCGTCGTCGAACTGGTGGCCGCGGGACATGAAGCGGTCATCTTCGACGACTTCTCCTGCTCGAGCCCCGTCGCGGTCGAGCGCGTCAACGAAATCACCGGCACCACCGTCGAGTACCGGACCATCGACGTCACCGATCCCGTCGCGGTCCAGACGGGTATCGAGGAGACCGGCCCGTTCGACGCGATCATTCACCTGGCCGCGCGCAAGGCGATCGGCGAATCGGTGTCGATGCCGCTGGAGTACTACGCCAACAACGTCGGTTCGACGCTGGTGATGCTCGGCGCGATGCGCGACAACGGCATCGGCACTTTCCTGTTCTCCGGCACCGGCACGGTCTACACGCATCAAGAGGATCTGCCCTTCGTCGAGACGTCGCGCACCGGGCTCGACCTGCCCAACCCGTACAGCAAGTCCAAGCGGATGTGCGAGGAGGTGATGCGCGACTCCGCGCTCACCGACCCGGACAAGAAGCTGATCGGGCTCCGCTACTTCAATCCGATCGGCGCGCATGAGAGCGGCCTGATCGGCGAAGACCCGCAAGGCATTCCGAACAACCTGATGCCGATCGTCGCGCGCGTCGCCGCCGGGATCCTGCCGCAGGTCAGCGTCTTCGGTCGCGATTACGACACCGCCGATGGCACCGCGCTGCGCGACTACATCCACGTCGTCGACCTCGCCCGCGGCCACCTCGCCGCCATCGAGCACGCCGAGCCGGGGATGCACTTCTTCAACCTGGGCACCGGTCGGCCGTCGAGTGTGCTCGAACTCATCGCCGCCTTCGAGGAGGCGTCGGGGAGGACGATCACCACCGTCGATGCGCCGCGGCGCCCCGGTGACGCGCAGGCCACCTACTGTCTGCCGGACAAGGCGCGCGAGAAGCTCGGCTGGAACACCGATTACGACATCCGACGGGCGTGCGCGGACTATTGGCGCTGGCAGGAGCGCAACCCCGCGGGCTACCGCGACTAGGGCTCCAGCACCTTCTCGGTCTTCGCGTACCCGGCCTCGACCTCCGATTTGCGTCCGCGCCACCACGACTGGTTGTCGCGGTACCAGTCGATTGTCGCGGCCAGGCCGCTGCGGAAGTCGGTGAAGCGCGGTGTCCAGCCCAGTTCGTCGCGCAGCTTCGTCGAATCGATCGCGTAGCGCCGGTCGTGGCCCGGCCGGTCGGTGACGAAGTCGAAGGCGTCGCGCGGCTGCCCGAGCAGATCGAGGATCGTCTCGACGACGACGCGGTTGCTCGTCTCCCCGTCGGCCCCGATCAGGTAGGTCTGCCCGATGCGGCCGCGGTCGATGATCGCCCACACCGCGTCGTTGTGGTCGTCGACGTGGATCCAGTCGCGCACGTTGGTGCCGTCGCCGTAGAGCCGCGGGCGCACCCCGTCGAGCACGTTGGTGATCTGGCGGGGGATGAACTTCTCGATGTGCTGGTAGGGGCCGTAGTTGTTGGAGCAGTTGGAGATGGTGGCCGGCACGTCGAAGGAGCGGACCCAGGCGCGCACCAGCAGATCCGATCCCGCCTTGGTGGAGCTGTAGGGGCTCGACGGGTTGTACGGCGTCGACTCGGTGAAGCGCGTCGGGTCGTCGAGGTCGAGGTCGCCGTACACCTCGTCGGTGGAGATGTGGTGATAGCGCGTCTGGTGTCGCCGCACCGCCTCCAGCAGCGTGAACGTGCCGACCAGGTTGGTGGTGACGAAGGGCGACGGGTCGAGCAACGAGTTGTCGTTGTGCGACTCGGCCGCGAAGTGCACGACGAGATCGGATTCGGCGACGAGCCCGTCGACGAGATCGGCGTCGGCCACGTCCCCGACCACCAGGCGCACCCGGTCGGTGACCGATTCCAACGACGCCGGATCGGCGGCGTAGGTGAGTTTGTCCAGGACGGTGAGCTCGACGTCGGCGCGGGTCGCCAGTGTGCGATGCACGAAGTTGACGCCGATGAACCCGGCGCCCCCGGTGACCAGAACCCGCATGCTGCTCCCTCGACACGGCTGTGTTTGTCGCGGCCCAGTCTAGTGGCCCGATAGCCTGGGGTGATGCGCGGAATCATCCTGGCCGGTGGAACCGGTTCGCGGCTGCACCCGATCACCCAGGGCGTCAGCAAGCAGCTGGTTCCGGTTTACGACAAGCCGATGATCTACTACCCGTTGTCCACGCTGATGCTGGCCGGGATCACCGACGTCCTCATCATCACCACGCCGCAGGACCGGCCGGCCTTCCAACACCTGCTCGGCGACGGCTCGATGTTCGGTATCTCGCTGACCTACGCGGCGCAGCCCGAGCCCAACGGCCTCGCCCAGGCGTTCGTGCTCGGCGCCGACCACATCGGCTCGGATTCGGTGGCACTCGTGCTGGGGGACAACATCTTCTACGGCCCGGGACTCGGCAGCCGCCTCGCCGCCCACCGCGACGTCGTCGGCGGGGCCGTCTTCGCCTACTGGGTCGCCAACCCCGGCGCCTATGGCGTCGTCGATTTCGACGAGAGCGGTCGCGCGGTGTCACTGGAGGAGAAGCCAACACGGCCGCGGTCCAACTTCGCCGTACCCGGCCTCTACTTCTACGACAACGACGTCGTCGACGTGGCCAAGGGGCTAAGCCCGAGCGCGCGCGGCGAATACGAGATCACCGACGTCAACCGGCACTACCTGGACCGCGGCGCGCTCTCGGTCACCGTGCTGCCACGCGGCACCGCCTGGCTGGACACCGGCACCTTCGATTCCCTGCTCGACGCGGGCAACTTCGTCCGCACCGTCGAGCAGCGGCAGGGACTGAAGATCGCTGTGCCCGAGGAGATCGCCTGGCGCCAGGGTTGGCTCTCCGACGAGGAGTTGCGCACGCGGGCCGCCGGTCTGGCCAAGTCGGGGTACGGCGACTACCTGCTCGATCTGCTCGAGCGCGGAAAGGCCTTCTGAGGCATGGAGATTCGGGAGCTGTCGATCAGCGGGGCCTGGGAGTTCACGCCGGTTCAGCACGGGGATTCGCGCGGTCTGTTCCTCGAGGCGTTCAAGTCGCCGTTGGTGTCCGAGGTGATCGGCCACGGATTCGAACTGGCCC
This genomic interval from Gordonia sp. X0973 contains the following:
- a CDS encoding helix-turn-helix domain-containing protein, translating into MNTTGIAVGRNLKRIRVQAGDSQAECASKVAHLGLNWAQSHVSSIEGGRRRVVSLDELLVLSSVYGVALAEWFAGDDDVQVTDDLTMPTSTVREWLSGTTPSVAVVDFERVQDYSADESIARRLKMSREQVTEIATRIWGHHATIERDQRLAEKHPEITDPAKLRNHRAGMTRRLADEIELRA
- a CDS encoding site-specific integrase, with translation MTARGSVFRRCGCTKIEDGKRVQLGQSCPKLKRGNGTWANHGTWAYAVGVVDINGKRSLKRKAGFATKDEAQDALDKVRAHASRGFIADERLTVEQYLTDWIAGKTDIKENTRQHYERYIEKVFIPHLGTVKLTELRPAHVNRMFETLRSSPQGLNAPAAQRMRAVLRSALTDALRADLVTVNAAALAKVPGGRSPRALVWTKSREDEWRRDIARLVAEGHKPEDARGMGKLPSTSMVWTPTHVGKFLANVGDDPLYFLFWLVSHTGMRRGEVCALRYTDVNDDATITVERQLINTLHGVREDTPKTDASCRRVAIGEAGVELLEQHRERQARTWIMDEPPTYLFCREDGRLFDPIQVTKRFKKLAVGADLPPIRFHDLRHTAASMMLASGLDMKTVSTVLGHSDITITANIYTSVYEDATQAAVTNVAALIRAHNVHTQGDEVEQ
- a CDS encoding AAA family ATPase — protein: MAFDIEPASFIRRISLGAAMPTDRYPFDLPVVRGLAESGGLPLPPGATFFVGENGSGKSTLIEAIALAAGLNAEGGSQNYRFTTRATESDLADHLYLTWGSSKPRSRYFLRAETYYNVATATEDLGPEQLAVFGGVSPHERSHGESFVDLIHARFFPGGLYVMDEPEAALSPQGCLNVIAMIADLVTRGSQFIIATHSPILLALPGATIFAIDDDGQIERVAYDDAPPVRMTRDFLAAPDRYLRHLTPPD
- a CDS encoding M15 family metallopeptidase, with amino-acid sequence MTSRQRFLAAVVAAAAFTLPVAASAASAHAAPGSTAGLTPQLATAYRLAKAQATREGIPLWITSGKRSWAEQDRMWRDGIRTYGSAAEARKWVLPPSQSTHVSGRAIDVGPQRGARWLARTGNRWGLCRTYANEWWHFEVATIPGTACPPMLPSAARRR
- a CDS encoding MFS transporter, translated to MTTTAPPSRGAVLGATSWIPVGGALFVSAWGGNQFTPLLVMYKAEGLSGVVVDTLLFVYVFGIVPALLIGGPASDRWGRRPLMLPAPILAGLGSVALAMGAHSVVLLSIGRLLSGVALGLAMAVGGSWLVELSRAAGAPAGVGARRATMCLTAGFGVGAAVAGVLAQWGPWPTVFPYVITVVLALVAAVALWRVPETRVGDTGDTADTGKPTGVLAALRIPSALDRRFLLVVAPVAPWVFGACAIAYAIIPDLLRGHTTVPIAFAAACCVLGLTAGFAIQSAGRRIDRPGTVRGMVVALAVVAVGLVMAIAAEATRNVAVALLAAAVLGCGYGMALIGGLLEVQRIAGPDDLGGLTAVFYALTYIGFGSPALLAWLAQRFPSLTYRDFFLVGLVMTAVCLASVLAGGRLRRTENP
- the galE gene encoding UDP-glucose 4-epimerase GalE → MRVLLTGGAGYIGAHTVVELVAAGHEAVIFDDFSCSSPVAVERVNEITGTTVEYRTIDVTDPVAVQTGIEETGPFDAIIHLAARKAIGESVSMPLEYYANNVGSTLVMLGAMRDNGIGTFLFSGTGTVYTHQEDLPFVETSRTGLDLPNPYSKSKRMCEEVMRDSALTDPDKKLIGLRYFNPIGAHESGLIGEDPQGIPNNLMPIVARVAAGILPQVSVFGRDYDTADGTALRDYIHVVDLARGHLAAIEHAEPGMHFFNLGTGRPSSVLELIAAFEEASGRTITTVDAPRRPGDAQATYCLPDKAREKLGWNTDYDIRRACADYWRWQERNPAGYRD
- the rfbB gene encoding dTDP-glucose 4,6-dehydratase, which translates into the protein MRVLVTGGAGFIGVNFVHRTLATRADVELTVLDKLTYAADPASLESVTDRVRLVVGDVADADLVDGLVAESDLVVHFAAESHNDNSLLDPSPFVTTNLVGTFTLLEAVRRHQTRYHHISTDEVYGDLDLDDPTRFTESTPYNPSSPYSSTKAGSDLLVRAWVRSFDVPATISNCSNNYGPYQHIEKFIPRQITNVLDGVRPRLYGDGTNVRDWIHVDDHNDAVWAIIDRGRIGQTYLIGADGETSNRVVVETILDLLGQPRDAFDFVTDRPGHDRRYAIDSTKLRDELGWTPRFTDFRSGLAATIDWYRDNQSWWRGRKSEVEAGYAKTEKVLEP
- the rfbA gene encoding glucose-1-phosphate thymidylyltransferase RfbA: MRGIILAGGTGSRLHPITQGVSKQLVPVYDKPMIYYPLSTLMLAGITDVLIITTPQDRPAFQHLLGDGSMFGISLTYAAQPEPNGLAQAFVLGADHIGSDSVALVLGDNIFYGPGLGSRLAAHRDVVGGAVFAYWVANPGAYGVVDFDESGRAVSLEEKPTRPRSNFAVPGLYFYDNDVVDVAKGLSPSARGEYEITDVNRHYLDRGALSVTVLPRGTAWLDTGTFDSLLDAGNFVRTVEQRQGLKIAVPEEIAWRQGWLSDEELRTRAAGLAKSGYGDYLLDLLERGKAF